One segment of Rhodopirellula baltica SH 1 DNA contains the following:
- the rplD gene encoding 50S ribosomal protein L4, with the protein MANLPILDASGKEVGQYEIDTEQIANRVSKQLLHDVVVMYQANKRQGSHNTRTRGQVSGTNKKMYRQKGTGNARAGSKRTNVRRGGGVARTVKPRDYSYRLPKKAIKIATRMAIRSRIDDGEIVVINELKLDAPKTSQIAQILKNLGLANTTTLIATAGDDQIIYKSGRNISGVTVEPVRQLNALTLLTPKRVLFTQEALDRVKDGTFAGSTQNTNEAEAAA; encoded by the coding sequence ATGGCAAACCTACCTATCCTCGACGCCTCCGGCAAAGAAGTCGGCCAGTACGAGATCGACACCGAACAAATCGCCAACCGAGTCAGCAAACAACTGCTGCACGATGTGGTGGTCATGTACCAAGCTAACAAACGCCAAGGCTCGCACAACACGCGAACTCGCGGTCAAGTCAGCGGCACCAACAAGAAGATGTACCGCCAAAAGGGTACCGGCAACGCACGTGCCGGCTCCAAGCGAACCAATGTTCGTCGTGGTGGCGGTGTTGCACGAACCGTCAAACCTCGCGACTACAGCTATCGCCTTCCCAAGAAAGCGATCAAGATCGCCACTCGCATGGCAATCCGCTCGCGAATCGACGACGGCGAAATCGTTGTCATCAACGAACTGAAGCTGGACGCACCAAAGACCAGCCAAATTGCTCAGATCCTAAAGAACCTCGGACTGGCGAACACGACCACTTTGATCGCAACCGCTGGCGATGACCAAATCATCTACAAGAGCGGTCGCAACATCAGCGGCGTGACGGTCGAACCCGTTCGCCAACTGAACGCACTGACCCTGCTGACTCCAAAACGAGTGCTCTTCACGCAAGAAGCACTGGACCGAGTCAAAGACGGCACATTCGCCGGTTCCACCCAGAACACCAACGAAGCGGAGGCAGCGGCCTGA
- the rplW gene encoding 50S ribosomal protein L23: MSAIQPPKPVERKIELEPHQILLKPLVTEKGVHRATRNNQYAFQIHRDATKLDVKKAVEHLFDVKVLKVRTQTRKGKARRFKYKIGRTSDWKKAIVSLHEDHRIDFF; encoded by the coding sequence ATGTCTGCGATCCAACCACCCAAACCTGTTGAACGTAAGATCGAACTGGAACCCCACCAGATCTTGCTGAAACCGCTCGTGACCGAAAAAGGCGTGCACCGCGCGACACGGAACAACCAATACGCGTTCCAAATTCACCGCGATGCCACCAAATTGGACGTCAAAAAGGCTGTTGAACATTTGTTCGACGTCAAAGTCCTCAAGGTCCGCACCCAGACCCGCAAAGGGAAAGCCCGCCGGTTCAAATACAAGATTGGACGAACCAGCGACTGGAAGAAAGCAATCGTCTCGCTTCACGAAGACCATCGCATTGACTTCTTCTAG
- the rplB gene encoding 50S ribosomal protein L2 produces MGIRIYKPTSAGRRNASVSDFKELTPGYTPERSLLRPKTKTGGRNNQGKITSRHRGGGHKQKYRVIDFRRVKDGVVATVDSVQYDPNRTARIALLKYPDGEKHYVIAPSGVAAGDKLQNGPDAPPVVGNCLPLKNIPLGTSVCCIEMRAGRGAVMCRSAGTQATLQAREADWAQLLLPSGEVRRVPSACRATIGQVGNSDHMNIVLGKAGRSRWLGRRPHVRGTAMNPIDHPHGGGEGRTKGGRHPVSPSGKSAKGGRTRQKRKPSNSSIVRRRKSRRYGQLKLHK; encoded by the coding sequence ATGGGCATCCGAATCTACAAGCCGACCAGCGCCGGCCGACGCAACGCGTCGGTCAGCGACTTCAAGGAACTGACGCCTGGCTACACGCCAGAACGTTCCTTGCTGCGTCCAAAGACAAAAACCGGCGGACGGAACAACCAGGGCAAAATCACTTCACGTCACCGTGGTGGCGGGCACAAGCAAAAATATCGTGTCATCGACTTCCGTCGCGTTAAAGACGGCGTCGTTGCAACGGTCGACTCGGTTCAGTATGACCCGAACCGCACCGCACGCATCGCTTTGCTGAAATACCCCGATGGCGAGAAGCATTACGTGATCGCACCTTCGGGAGTGGCCGCGGGCGACAAACTACAAAACGGACCTGACGCACCTCCAGTGGTTGGCAACTGCTTGCCGCTGAAAAACATTCCGCTGGGAACCTCGGTTTGCTGCATTGAAATGCGTGCCGGCCGCGGAGCAGTGATGTGCCGTTCGGCGGGAACGCAAGCGACCCTTCAAGCTCGCGAAGCTGATTGGGCCCAGTTGCTGCTTCCATCCGGCGAAGTTCGTCGTGTTCCTAGTGCTTGCCGTGCAACCATCGGCCAAGTCGGCAACAGCGACCACATGAATATCGTACTCGGTAAAGCAGGTCGTTCACGTTGGTTGGGTCGTCGACCTCACGTTCGTGGTACTGCCATGAACCCGATCGATCACCCACACGGTGGTGGTGAAGGTCGAACCAAAGGTGGACGTCACCCAGTCAGCCCATCGGGCAAGAGTGCTAAGGGCGGCCGTACACGTCAAAAACGTAAACCAAGCAACTCGTCGATCGTTCGCCGACGCAAGAGTCGTCGCTACGGTCAGTTGAAACTCCACAAGTAG
- the rpsS gene encoding 30S ribosomal protein S19, whose protein sequence is MSRSSKKGPFVDPKVFFKVQKAAETGSKEPIKTWARSCTIVPEFVNVTFMVHNGRQHIKVLVTEDMVGHKLGEFAPTRTFKGHGGKGKR, encoded by the coding sequence ATGAGTCGAAGCAGTAAGAAGGGTCCCTTTGTTGACCCGAAAGTCTTTTTCAAAGTTCAGAAGGCAGCCGAAACCGGCTCGAAAGAACCGATCAAGACATGGGCGCGATCTTGCACGATCGTTCCAGAATTCGTGAACGTCACGTTCATGGTTCACAACGGACGCCAACACATCAAAGTGTTGGTGACCGAAGACATGGTGGGTCACAAACTCGGTGAGTTTGCTCCCACGCGGACCTTCAAGGGTCACGGCGGCAAGGGCAAACGCTAG
- the rplV gene encoding 50S ribosomal protein L22: protein MSQFNAYHKNARISAQKVRLVADLVRGMFADEALDTLKYQPQRGARMLEKVIKSAVGNAQDPDQNSGRSHRIEELVITDVRVDGGPMFKRIQPRARGMAFMIKKRSSHIRVGLTHIENV from the coding sequence ATGTCTCAATTCAACGCATATCATAAGAACGCCCGCATCAGCGCCCAAAAGGTGCGTCTGGTTGCCGATTTGGTTCGTGGCATGTTTGCCGACGAAGCATTGGACACCCTGAAGTATCAGCCCCAACGTGGAGCTCGCATGCTTGAGAAGGTGATCAAAAGTGCTGTCGGAAACGCTCAAGATCCAGATCAAAACAGCGGACGCAGCCATCGCATCGAAGAGCTGGTCATCACCGACGTTCGCGTCGACGGTGGTCCAATGTTCAAACGCATCCAGCCTCGTGCTCGCGGCATGGCGTTCATGATCAAGAAACGTTCCAGCCACATTCGTGTGGGTCTGACACACATCGAAAACGTCTAG
- the rpsC gene encoding 30S ribosomal protein S3, which translates to MGQKVNPIAFRTGVTRGWGSRWYASKQDFADLLVEDRKIREFITKHPKKSQYKSAGIDRIEIERTRDEVRVMLYVARPGLIIGKKGQEIEILQAELQNLVGRRINLKVEEVGRPELQAQLVAEDISQQLAKRSSFRRTMKRMLEQTMDAGAKGIKIQMAGRLGGAEMARREKQSAGSIPLSTLQAKIDYGFTEAMTPQGHIGIQVWINQGTYGDDNDGADAQTGQASKKPKRSYKR; encoded by the coding sequence ATGGGTCAAAAAGTCAATCCGATTGCGTTTCGTACCGGCGTCACCCGTGGTTGGGGAAGTCGTTGGTATGCCTCGAAGCAGGATTTTGCGGACCTGCTGGTGGAAGATCGCAAGATTCGCGAATTCATCACCAAGCACCCCAAGAAGTCACAATACAAGAGCGCGGGAATCGATCGCATTGAGATCGAACGTACTCGCGATGAAGTTCGGGTGATGCTTTACGTCGCTCGCCCAGGTCTGATCATCGGCAAGAAGGGACAGGAAATTGAGATCCTGCAAGCCGAACTACAGAATCTGGTCGGACGTCGCATCAACCTGAAAGTGGAAGAAGTTGGACGACCTGAACTGCAAGCACAATTGGTTGCTGAGGACATCTCGCAACAGTTGGCAAAGCGATCCAGCTTCCGCCGCACGATGAAACGAATGCTCGAACAGACGATGGACGCTGGTGCAAAGGGCATCAAAATCCAAATGGCCGGTCGACTGGGCGGTGCCGAAATGGCCCGTCGCGAAAAGCAAAGTGCTGGCTCGATTCCATTGAGCACGCTACAAGCCAAGATTGATTACGGATTCACCGAAGCGATGACGCCACAGGGGCACATCGGGATTCAAGTGTGGATTAACCAAGGTACTTACGGAGACGACAACGATGGCGCTGATGCCCAAACGGGTCAAGCATCGAAAAAGCCAAAGAGGTCGTATAAAAGGTAA
- the rplP gene encoding 50S ribosomal protein L16: MPKRVKHRKSQRGRIKGNATRGNTVVFGDYGIQSLDAGWIKATTIEAGRIAAQQYVRGQGKLYIRIFPDKSVTSTPLETRMGKGKGEPDFWAAVVKPGTILYELSGVTEQQAKVCFARLASKMPVKVRFVERRSA, translated from the coding sequence ATGCCCAAACGGGTCAAGCATCGAAAAAGCCAAAGAGGTCGTATAAAAGGTAACGCGACTCGCGGCAATACGGTCGTCTTTGGTGACTACGGTATCCAATCATTGGATGCTGGCTGGATCAAAGCAACGACGATCGAAGCCGGACGAATCGCTGCCCAGCAATACGTTCGCGGCCAAGGCAAGCTCTATATCCGAATCTTTCCCGACAAGTCTGTGACTAGCACACCGCTGGAAACACGGATGGGTAAAGGTAAAGGGGAGCCTGACTTCTGGGCCGCGGTTGTGAAGCCGGGAACCATTTTATACGAACTCAGTGGCGTGACCGAACAACAAGCCAAGGTGTGCTTTGCACGTCTGGCGAGCAAGATGCCGGTCAAAGTCCGATTTGTCGAACGCCGCTCAGCGTGA
- the rpmC gene encoding 50S ribosomal protein L29: protein MTKLTELREMSDEQLDATAKEAAETLFRLRFQSQSERLNTPSEIKKNRKTIARVKTIQTERQLAQPQA from the coding sequence ATGACCAAACTGACCGAACTTCGCGAAATGAGCGACGAACAGCTCGATGCGACTGCGAAGGAAGCTGCTGAAACATTGTTTCGCTTGCGTTTCCAATCTCAGTCGGAGCGTTTGAATACGCCCAGCGAGATCAAGAAGAACCGAAAAACGATCGCTCGTGTCAAGACGATCCAAACAGAACGTCAACTTGCTCAACCGCAAGCTTAA
- the rpsQ gene encoding 30S ribosomal protein S17, producing MPKRVVAGIVTSDKMSKTRRVEIARLVKHPKYKKYIRRRTVCHVHDENNESGVGDKVEIIESEPLSKLKRWRLVRVLEKSTAVDVVALRAARKNAEAEGLAAAHAGEPETESAATDA from the coding sequence ATGCCCAAACGCGTCGTAGCCGGAATTGTGACCAGCGACAAAATGAGCAAGACGCGTCGCGTCGAGATCGCTCGTTTGGTCAAGCATCCAAAATACAAGAAGTACATTCGCCGCCGCACGGTGTGTCACGTTCACGACGAGAACAATGAATCGGGCGTAGGCGACAAGGTCGAGATCATTGAATCGGAACCATTGAGCAAACTCAAACGCTGGCGTTTGGTCCGCGTGCTTGAAAAAAGCACCGCAGTCGACGTTGTTGCTTTGCGTGCCGCTCGCAAGAATGCCGAGGCTGAAGGCTTGGCCGCAGCTCACGCTGGTGAACCCGAAACAGAATCGGCCGCCACGGACGCTTAA
- the rplN gene encoding 50S ribosomal protein L14, which yields MIQQESRLDVADNTGAREVMCIKVLGGSRRRFATVGDVIVCSVKSVIPGSEVKKKAVVRAVIVRVKQPTRRPDGSYIRFDSNAVVLVDKDRNPRGTRIFGAVARELRENNFMKIVSLANEVV from the coding sequence ATGATCCAACAAGAATCCCGCCTCGATGTCGCCGACAACACCGGTGCTCGAGAAGTCATGTGCATCAAGGTGCTCGGCGGCAGTCGGCGTCGTTTCGCCACCGTTGGCGACGTGATCGTATGCAGCGTCAAGAGTGTGATTCCTGGCAGCGAAGTGAAGAAGAAGGCCGTTGTGCGTGCCGTCATCGTCCGGGTGAAGCAACCAACCCGTCGTCCTGACGGAAGCTACATCCGTTTTGATTCCAACGCGGTTGTGTTGGTTGACAAAGACCGCAACCCACGCGGAACACGCATCTTCGGTGCGGTCGCCCGTGAGTTGCGAGAAAACAACTTCATGAAAATCGTCAGCCTGGCCAACGAAGTGGTCTGA
- the rplX gene encoding 50S ribosomal protein L24: protein MKFRVDDEVIVIAGADKGHRGKILKVDRDKDKVVVEGAARVWKHVRQSQKNPQGGRLNKEMPMSASNVMLVDPSTGKPTRIGVRYLEDGSKERFAKASGESLGQIAPAKASKAAS, encoded by the coding sequence ATGAAATTTCGCGTTGACGATGAAGTCATTGTGATTGCCGGAGCTGACAAAGGTCACCGTGGCAAAATTTTGAAAGTCGATCGCGACAAAGACAAGGTTGTCGTCGAAGGTGCTGCACGCGTGTGGAAGCACGTTCGCCAGAGCCAAAAGAACCCTCAGGGCGGTCGCTTGAACAAAGAGATGCCCATGAGTGCGAGCAACGTGATGTTGGTCGATCCATCAACCGGCAAACCAACTCGCATCGGCGTTCGCTACCTGGAAGATGGAAGCAAAGAACGTTTCGCGAAGGCTAGCGGCGAAAGCCTCGGCCAAATCGCACCGGCGAAGGCGTCCAAAGCAGCTAGCTGA
- the rplE gene encoding 50S ribosomal protein L5, giving the protein MSSNIPRMQQRYDESVRAALTETYGYKNVHQVPRLLKISMNMGVGAAVGDKKVLDLAIDSMTQITGQKPVTTIARKSIAGFRLREGMPIGCMVTMRRQRMYEFLDRLVSIVLPRVRDFRGISRKAFDGNGNYTLGLNEQLVFPELNPDKFVRPQGMNISFVTSAKTDDEAREMLRLFGMPFKQPKEKEQAGAA; this is encoded by the coding sequence ATGTCCAGCAACATTCCACGAATGCAACAGCGTTACGACGAATCCGTTCGTGCCGCTCTGACAGAAACTTACGGCTACAAGAACGTGCACCAAGTGCCACGTCTGCTGAAGATCAGCATGAACATGGGTGTTGGTGCCGCTGTTGGCGACAAGAAGGTCCTCGACTTGGCCATCGATTCGATGACCCAAATCACCGGACAAAAACCAGTCACCACCATTGCTCGTAAATCAATTGCAGGCTTCCGCTTGCGTGAAGGCATGCCAATCGGCTGCATGGTCACGATGCGTCGCCAACGGATGTATGAGTTCTTGGACCGTTTGGTTTCAATCGTTCTCCCTCGTGTCCGTGACTTTCGCGGTATTAGTCGTAAAGCCTTCGATGGCAACGGCAACTACACACTTGGTTTGAACGAGCAACTGGTTTTCCCAGAGCTTAACCCAGACAAATTCGTTCGTCCCCAAGGGATGAACATCAGCTTCGTTACTTCGGCCAAAACCGACGACGAAGCTCGTGAGATGTTGCGGTTGTTCGGCATGCCGTTCAAGCAACCCAAAGAAAAAGAGCAGGCCGGCGCGGCCTGA
- a CDS encoding type Z 30S ribosomal protein S14: MASKSKVAKALRTPKFSTRKENRCKFCGRPRSVYRKFGLCRICFRENANAGLIPGVRKSSW, translated from the coding sequence GTGGCAAGCAAATCCAAGGTCGCCAAGGCGCTTCGCACGCCTAAATTTTCAACTCGAAAAGAGAACCGTTGCAAGTTTTGCGGTCGTCCACGTTCGGTGTATCGCAAGTTCGGCTTGTGCCGAATTTGCTTCCGTGAGAATGCCAACGCGGGATTGATCCCAGGCGTTCGTAAGAGCAGCTGGTGA
- the rpsH gene encoding 30S ribosomal protein S8, translating to MMTDPIADMLTRIRNAVRVERPFVDIPASRVKRGLADVLKREGFIWDWKEEKLEEEPVGYLRLELKYGPNGERVIQSIRRISKPGRRLYSRSKELKPVLGGLGIRIISTSKGVISDREARRDKIGGEVLCEVS from the coding sequence ATGATGACCGACCCCATTGCCGACATGCTCACCCGAATCCGCAACGCCGTACGCGTCGAGCGTCCGTTCGTTGACATCCCCGCCAGCCGCGTAAAGCGTGGTTTGGCCGATGTTCTCAAACGAGAAGGATTCATTTGGGACTGGAAAGAAGAGAAGCTGGAAGAAGAACCAGTCGGCTACCTTCGTTTGGAACTGAAATATGGTCCCAACGGAGAACGAGTGATTCAGTCCATCCGACGAATCAGCAAGCCAGGCCGTCGTTTGTACAGCCGCAGTAAAGAACTCAAGCCTGTGTTGGGCGGTTTGGGAATCCGAATCATCAGCACCAGCAAGGGTGTGATCAGCGATCGCGAAGCACGCCGAGACAAAATCGGCGGCGAAGTCCTCTGCGAAGTGTCGTGA
- the rplF gene encoding 50S ribosomal protein L6 — protein MSRIGNKPVAIPSGVTVSIADRNIDVEGPKGKLSFKHRPEVKVAVDSDTNQVIVSRDGDDRPSREFHGLTRAIVANMLVGVKDGYEKKLEIVGVGYLASISGDTLQLRVGYANELHRKIPTDLTVTCPDQTHVVIQGCDKQSVGQFAAEIRSLRKPEPYKGKGIRYQGEQVKIKPGKSATK, from the coding sequence ATGAGCCGCATTGGTAACAAGCCAGTCGCGATCCCCTCCGGTGTGACAGTTAGCATTGCTGACCGCAACATTGATGTGGAAGGTCCCAAGGGCAAACTGTCGTTCAAACATCGTCCTGAAGTGAAGGTCGCCGTTGACAGTGACACCAACCAAGTGATCGTTTCGCGTGATGGGGATGATCGTCCCTCCCGTGAATTTCATGGTCTGACCCGTGCGATCGTCGCCAACATGTTGGTTGGTGTGAAAGACGGATACGAAAAGAAGTTGGAAATCGTCGGCGTCGGTTACCTGGCATCGATCAGCGGTGACACACTGCAATTGCGTGTCGGCTATGCCAACGAACTGCACCGCAAAATCCCAACTGACCTGACGGTCACTTGCCCGGACCAGACTCACGTTGTGATTCAGGGCTGCGACAAACAAAGCGTCGGGCAATTCGCGGCTGAGATTCGCTCGCTTCGCAAACCTGAGCCTTACAAGGGCAAAGGGATTCGATACCAAGGCGAACAGGTCAAGATCAAACCAGGTAAGTCGGCCACCAAGTAG
- the rplR gene encoding 50S ribosomal protein L18 has product MDKNKKLQSKRLRRRRHVRNKLRGSADQPRLCIQRTLKHFACQVVDDQAGKTLLSASTRDKTVRDQVKAGGNCDAAALVGKLVAEKAAEAGVKTVKLDRGHNKYHGRVKAFADAAREAGLQF; this is encoded by the coding sequence ATGGACAAGAACAAAAAACTCCAAAGCAAACGCCTGCGTCGCCGGCGCCATGTTCGCAACAAGTTGCGAGGCAGTGCCGACCAGCCACGTTTGTGCATTCAGCGTACGCTGAAGCACTTCGCTTGCCAGGTCGTTGATGACCAAGCTGGCAAGACCCTTCTCAGTGCGAGCACACGCGACAAAACTGTCCGTGACCAAGTGAAGGCTGGTGGCAACTGTGACGCCGCGGCATTGGTTGGTAAGCTGGTCGCAGAAAAGGCTGCTGAGGCGGGTGTTAAGACCGTCAAGCTTGATCGTGGTCACAACAAGTACCACGGCCGAGTCAAAGCATTCGCAGACGCCGCTCGCGAAGCTGGTTTGCAGTTTTAA
- the rpsE gene encoding 30S ribosomal protein S5 has product MSNARNKRNNKNEEQGLEAGLLDRVVKIKRCAAVVKGGRRFSFAAMVVVGNGSGQVGWGYGKANEVPPSVQKAQKQASRSMIHVPLVEGSIPHQVWGRYGAARVVLIPAGAGTGIIAGQAVRAVCEACGIHDILTKSYGTNNPVTLVKATLDAMSKLRTREQIAALRGLNPDDLIEA; this is encoded by the coding sequence ATGAGCAACGCACGAAACAAACGCAACAACAAGAACGAAGAGCAAGGTTTGGAAGCCGGTCTTCTGGACCGTGTCGTCAAAATCAAACGTTGTGCGGCTGTGGTTAAGGGCGGTCGCCGTTTCAGCTTTGCTGCGATGGTTGTCGTCGGCAACGGCAGTGGGCAGGTTGGTTGGGGCTATGGCAAGGCCAACGAAGTTCCACCAAGCGTGCAGAAAGCACAAAAGCAAGCTTCACGCAGCATGATCCATGTTCCATTGGTTGAGGGCAGCATTCCTCACCAAGTTTGGGGCCGTTATGGTGCCGCTCGCGTTGTCTTGATTCCAGCTGGTGCTGGTACGGGTATCATCGCTGGTCAAGCCGTCCGTGCTGTTTGCGAAGCCTGCGGAATCCACGACATTCTGACCAAGTCCTACGGAACCAATAATCCCGTCACGCTGGTCAAAGCGACCCTCGACGCGATGAGCAAGTTGCGAACCCGCGAGCAAATCGCTGCTTTGCGTGGATTGAACCCAGACGATTTGATCGAAGCCTAA
- the rplO gene encoding 50S ribosomal protein L15, translated as MQLNDVHRGITKHRPRKRIGRGPGSGTGKTSGRGHKGHKSRSGYSRKPNFQGGAMPMFRRVPKRGFNNRWALTIFAVNVGKLNDAFNEGETVTLEALAAKNLAKGNFDELKVLGDGELTKKLTIQAHRFSKSAEEKISAAGGTAEKLAPKRTPDERVEALKSEK; from the coding sequence ATGCAACTCAACGACGTTCATCGCGGTATTACGAAACACCGCCCTCGAAAACGCATCGGTCGTGGTCCTGGTAGCGGCACCGGCAAAACGTCGGGTCGTGGGCACAAGGGACACAAGAGCCGCAGCGGTTACAGCCGCAAGCCCAACTTCCAGGGCGGTGCGATGCCAATGTTCCGTCGCGTGCCAAAGCGTGGTTTCAACAACCGTTGGGCGTTGACCATCTTCGCTGTCAATGTTGGCAAGCTGAACGATGCTTTCAACGAAGGTGAAACCGTCACCCTCGAAGCACTCGCCGCCAAGAACCTCGCGAAGGGAAACTTCGACGAACTGAAGGTTCTCGGTGATGGTGAATTGACAAAGAAGCTGACCATTCAGGCTCATCGCTTCAGCAAGTCGGCTGAAGAAAAGATCTCGGCCGCGGGCGGGACAGCAGAAAAGCTGGCTCCGAAACGCACGCCAGACGAACGCGTCGAAGCCCTCAAAAGCGAAAAGTAA
- the secY gene encoding preprotein translocase subunit SecY, whose translation MFEKLRIIFSIPELRKKVMLTIGLLAIYRIGFHIPLPMIATNLDSGAGGGAADFFEKVSVFAASDLRQATIFGLGIMPYISASIIFQLLGSVYKPLEELKKEGEAGRKKLNEYTRYLTVVICLVQSYMYLKFMLMAGSNGQSSINPNFMNANEQLFFGWQIVAVLVMTTGTVFLMWLGEQIDEYGIGNGISLLIMAGILAQMPKALYELVLGMKTELTGLAKGQVGIETLIILVVLFVVVVFGVVFITLGQRKIPTQSAKFTRGRRVYGGTRQHLPLRINQAGVMPIIFASSLLMIPGVLFGFLAGQFASDGSLFRGFNLISLTMSDQTSYFFNLLYVGLIFFFCYFWTAITFNPKEMSDNLRDSGTFIPGYRPGRRTTDYLEKVMVRITYVGAAFLGLIAIVPTIVYGSLGVPYSIAGFYGGTGLLIAVSVAFDLVQKIDSHLVMRNYRGLLEGAGGGTSPVV comes from the coding sequence ATGTTTGAAAAGCTGCGAATCATTTTCTCGATCCCTGAACTTCGCAAGAAGGTCATGCTGACGATCGGGTTGCTTGCTATCTACCGGATCGGGTTCCATATCCCGTTGCCGATGATCGCCACCAACTTGGACAGCGGTGCTGGCGGCGGTGCAGCCGACTTTTTCGAAAAGGTCAGCGTTTTCGCGGCTAGCGATCTTCGTCAAGCGACGATCTTCGGCCTCGGAATCATGCCGTACATTTCGGCGTCGATTATCTTCCAATTGCTCGGCAGCGTTTACAAACCGCTGGAAGAGTTGAAAAAGGAAGGCGAAGCTGGCCGGAAGAAACTCAACGAATACACGCGTTATCTGACTGTGGTGATCTGCTTGGTGCAGAGCTACATGTATCTCAAGTTCATGCTGATGGCTGGCTCTAATGGCCAAAGCAGCATCAACCCGAACTTCATGAATGCGAACGAACAATTGTTCTTCGGCTGGCAAATCGTGGCCGTTCTGGTCATGACAACAGGAACCGTGTTCCTGATGTGGCTGGGTGAGCAAATTGACGAATACGGTATCGGCAACGGGATCAGCTTGCTGATCATGGCCGGCATCCTGGCTCAGATGCCTAAGGCACTCTACGAATTGGTGCTGGGGATGAAGACCGAACTGACCGGACTGGCAAAAGGCCAAGTCGGAATTGAGACCCTGATCATCTTGGTCGTGCTGTTTGTTGTCGTCGTCTTCGGTGTGGTGTTTATCACATTGGGACAACGCAAAATCCCAACTCAATCGGCCAAGTTCACTCGCGGTCGTCGCGTGTATGGTGGCACACGGCAACACTTGCCGCTTCGAATCAATCAAGCCGGTGTGATGCCCATCATTTTCGCCAGCTCGCTGTTGATGATTCCAGGTGTTCTGTTTGGGTTCCTTGCCGGTCAATTTGCGTCTGACGGTTCCTTGTTCCGCGGATTCAACCTGATCAGCTTGACGATGAGCGATCAGACCTCGTACTTCTTCAACCTGTTGTATGTCGGTTTGATCTTCTTCTTCTGCTACTTCTGGACAGCGATCACTTTCAACCCGAAAGAAATGAGCGACAACCTGCGTGATTCAGGAACCTTCATTCCTGGTTACCGTCCTGGTCGTCGCACGACGGACTACCTCGAAAAGGTGATGGTCCGGATTACGTATGTCGGTGCTGCCTTCTTGGGTTTGATTGCGATTGTTCCAACAATCGTTTACGGATCCCTGGGTGTTCCTTACTCGATCGCCGGTTTCTACGGTGGTACGGGTCTGCTGATCGCCGTCAGCGTCGCGTTCGACTTGGTTCAAAAGATCGACAGTCACTTGGTGATGCGAAACTATCGCGGATTGCTGGAAGGTGCCGGCGGCGGCACTTCACCCGTCGTTTGA
- a CDS encoding adenylate kinase family protein: MRIVFIGPPGAGKGTQCELLSKALKVPHIGTGGMLRALEPESGEQIHLRIDRGHFAPDDFVLQMVAERLSQPDSRTGYLLDGFPRTQVQASAFDKQLVAASLKLDHVLHLQVSADVLIERLRKRGETENRADDSEEFIRERFRIYEDRTAPLLDHYRCQGLVRDIDASDSESLVHASICECLNFTLASPAES, from the coding sequence GTGCGAATTGTCTTTATCGGCCCGCCTGGCGCGGGCAAGGGCACTCAGTGTGAACTGCTAAGCAAAGCTCTCAAGGTGCCTCACATTGGCACCGGCGGAATGCTGAGAGCTTTGGAGCCAGAAAGTGGCGAGCAGATTCATCTTCGAATCGATCGCGGCCACTTTGCACCGGATGATTTCGTGCTGCAGATGGTTGCGGAACGACTCTCTCAACCGGACAGCCGCACCGGTTATCTGTTGGACGGTTTTCCGCGAACGCAGGTCCAAGCCAGTGCATTCGACAAGCAACTCGTCGCGGCTTCGCTGAAACTGGATCACGTGTTGCACCTTCAAGTTTCGGCGGACGTTCTGATCGAACGTCTCCGCAAGAGGGGTGAAACCGAAAACCGTGCCGACGATTCCGAAGAGTTCATCCGAGAGCGTTTTCGCATCTACGAAGATCGCACTGCACCGTTGCTGGATCACTATCGGTGTCAGGGGTTGGTTCGGGACATCGACGCTTCCGATTCAGAGTCGCTGGTGCACGCATCGATTTGCGAATGCCTGAATTTCACACTCGCCTCGCCAGCTGAGTCCTAA